One genomic region from Thermoleptolyngbya sichuanensis A183 encodes:
- the rpsN gene encoding 30S ribosomal protein S14 gives MAKKSMIEREKRREKLAAKYAAKREALLEEFSKAESQQEKLEIHRKIQQLPRNSAPTRQRNRCWMTGRPRGYYRDFGLSRHVIREMAHQGLLPGVVKSSW, from the coding sequence ATGGCTAAGAAGAGCATGATCGAGCGTGAGAAAAGGCGTGAAAAGCTAGCGGCAAAGTATGCTGCTAAGCGGGAAGCCCTTTTGGAAGAATTTTCAAAGGCTGAATCGCAGCAAGAAAAGCTCGAAATTCACCGGAAGATCCAGCAGCTTCCTCGCAACAGCGCCCCCACCCGCCAGCGCAACCGCTGCTGGATGACCGGCCGGCCCCGGGGCTACTACCGTGACTTTGGCTTGTCGCGTCACGTCATTCGAGAAATGGCGCACCAGGGTTTGCTCCCTGGCGTGGTGAAGTCTAGCTGGTAG
- a CDS encoding MotA/TolQ/ExbB proton channel family protein → MNIGELFSKGGFVMWPLLLLSILSLTVVIERVLFWWKILTRERETAGRVLEAAQRDWRSAGDLARSAIDQPIGRFLNAGLELKDQEPDVVQLAMEASAQEELAAMHKGDKILEAVIAIAPLLGLLGTVLGLINSLGSIRLGDLGTTATENVTLGISEALITTATGLIIAILSLAFYRVFQGLIAQQAKIFQKAGNELELLYRKTWSSQDAGRIAKRVNSSAIAPDPSGTSAEAAEPS, encoded by the coding sequence GTGAACATTGGTGAGCTTTTTTCTAAGGGCGGCTTTGTGATGTGGCCGCTGCTGCTGCTCTCGATCCTGTCGCTAACGGTGGTGATCGAGCGCGTCCTCTTTTGGTGGAAAATTTTGACCCGTGAACGAGAAACTGCCGGACGGGTGCTAGAAGCAGCCCAGCGCGACTGGCGATCGGCGGGAGATTTGGCCCGCAGCGCCATCGATCAGCCGATTGGGCGCTTTTTGAATGCGGGTCTGGAGCTAAAAGACCAGGAGCCGGACGTGGTGCAGTTGGCGATGGAAGCCAGCGCCCAGGAAGAACTCGCCGCCATGCACAAGGGCGACAAGATTTTGGAAGCCGTGATTGCGATCGCCCCGCTGCTGGGTCTGCTGGGAACGGTGCTGGGGCTGATCAACTCCCTCGGCTCGATTCGGCTGGGCGATCTGGGCACGACGGCGACAGAAAACGTGACGCTGGGCATTTCTGAAGCGCTGATTACCACCGCCACGGGGCTGATTATCGCGATTCTGTCGCTGGCTTTCTATCGCGTGTTTCAAGGGCTGATTGCTCAACAGGCCAAGATTTTCCAAAAGGCGGGCAACGAGCTAGAACTGCTCTATCGCAAAACCTGGAGTAGTCAGGATGCCGGACGCATCGCCAAACGGGTCAACTCCAGCGCGATCGCCCCAGACCCTTCGGGCACCAGCGCCGAAGCCGCAGAGCCGTCCTGA
- a CDS encoding TraX family protein: MSSDLSARFATLTNYQIKLLAAGLMVIDHVGYVFLRETDWAMLCYGLGRLSFPLFAWLLVQGESHTQNFRQYALRLLGMAILSQPIYQLTFGIALFEDFNILFTLLLGLLCLRAARQWPRWAVLIWLVGAIAAELATFNYDAYGIALIALLGNYKPTPLWWTVWCIFTALTVVVMPGNLQFLAGFAALIFACANHERGPKARWFYWFYPAHIGLIGLAAFGLNRPAG, from the coding sequence GTGTCTTCAGACCTTTCGGCACGTTTTGCAACGCTGACCAATTACCAGATCAAGCTGCTGGCGGCGGGGCTGATGGTGATCGATCACGTCGGTTACGTCTTTTTGCGCGAGACGGACTGGGCCATGCTCTGCTATGGCTTGGGACGGCTCAGTTTTCCGCTGTTTGCATGGCTGCTGGTGCAGGGCGAGTCCCACACGCAAAATTTTCGCCAGTATGCGCTGCGGCTGCTGGGGATGGCAATCCTGTCGCAGCCGATTTATCAACTCACCTTTGGGATTGCGCTATTTGAGGATTTCAATATTTTATTTACGCTGCTGCTGGGCTTGCTGTGTTTGCGGGCGGCGCGGCAGTGGCCCCGTTGGGCAGTGCTGATCTGGCTGGTGGGGGCGATCGCCGCTGAGTTGGCGACCTTTAACTACGATGCCTATGGCATTGCTTTGATTGCGCTGCTCGGCAACTACAAGCCAACGCCGCTGTGGTGGACGGTGTGGTGCATTTTCACCGCCCTGACGGTGGTGGTCATGCCGGGAAATCTTCAGTTTCTCGCGGGGTTTGCTGCCCTGATCTTCGCCTGTGCGAACCACGAGCGCGGCCCCAAGGCGCGATGGTTTTACTGGTTTTATCCCGCCCATATTGGACTGATTGGGCTAGCTGCGTTTGGGCTGAACCGTCCAGCAGGCTAG
- a CDS encoding tetratricopeptide repeat protein: MTRSPHRSCPSTQRSGVRGSLVAGLAALWLGGLGLAGAIAQPVPQAAQRAYDSGVAKLNNRDYSGSIADFTQALSFSPSSAAIYAMRGAAYAGLGQFEPAIADYTTALQLNPTYADVYFNRGVAYYSVGNASAALSDFNQAAQLTPNRAEVSLFQGRARAATGDLDGAIAALNQAIALQANYPEAYLNRGVVRARQGNHDAAIADYDQAIRQRSNYADAYLNRGSSRFAQGDLEAALRDFNEAVAKDNTSAVAYFNRGYAAGTLGDRRAALSDFNQAIRLDPGYTAAYMNRGVLRAAGGDLDGAMSDLNQAVSLSPDYAPAYKARADVLMQMGEPQRAIADYTRAIERQPNSASLMMARAEARLSQSDFAGAAQDLTQAIALEPNNAQVYGKRGAVRLRLGDARSALNDLNQATRLNPQDADSFYHRGIAKRRLGDRAGALADLRQSAELYRQQSRAEGYRNAIAEMSALQ; encoded by the coding sequence TTGACGCGATCGCCCCATCGAAGCTGCCCTTCCACCCAGCGGTCAGGGGTGCGCGGTTCTCTGGTTGCAGGGCTGGCGGCGCTGTGGCTGGGCGGACTGGGACTGGCAGGGGCGATCGCCCAACCCGTGCCCCAGGCGGCGCAGCGGGCCTACGACAGCGGCGTTGCCAAGCTCAACAATCGCGACTACAGCGGCAGCATCGCCGACTTTACCCAGGCCCTCAGCTTTAGCCCCAGCAGCGCCGCCATCTATGCCATGCGGGGCGCGGCCTACGCTGGGTTGGGTCAGTTTGAACCGGCGATCGCCGACTACACCACTGCCCTACAACTCAACCCCACCTACGCCGATGTCTATTTCAATCGCGGCGTGGCATATTACAGCGTCGGCAATGCCAGCGCCGCCCTCAGCGACTTTAACCAGGCAGCCCAGCTTACGCCAAACCGGGCTGAGGTATCTCTCTTCCAGGGGCGGGCCCGGGCGGCAACGGGCGACCTCGACGGGGCGATCGCCGCCTTGAATCAGGCCATCGCGCTCCAGGCAAATTATCCCGAAGCCTACCTGAATCGCGGCGTGGTGCGGGCGCGACAGGGCAACCACGATGCCGCGATCGCCGACTATGACCAGGCGATCCGCCAGCGCTCGAACTATGCCGATGCCTACCTCAACCGGGGCAGTTCCCGCTTTGCCCAGGGCGACCTAGAAGCGGCCCTGCGGGACTTTAACGAGGCCGTCGCCAAAGACAATACCTCCGCCGTGGCCTATTTCAACCGGGGCTATGCGGCGGGAACCCTGGGCGATCGCCGCGCTGCCCTGTCCGACTTTAACCAGGCAATTCGGCTTGATCCGGGCTATACGGCTGCCTATATGAACCGGGGCGTGCTGCGGGCTGCAGGTGGCGACCTGGACGGAGCCATGAGCGACCTCAACCAGGCCGTGTCGCTGTCGCCAGACTATGCCCCCGCCTACAAAGCCCGCGCCGACGTGCTGATGCAGATGGGCGAACCGCAGCGGGCGATCGCCGACTATACCCGCGCCATCGAGCGTCAGCCCAACAGTGCCAGCCTGATGATGGCCCGCGCCGAGGCCCGTCTGTCCCAGAGCGATTTTGCTGGGGCCGCCCAAGACTTGACTCAGGCGATCGCCCTCGAACCCAATAACGCCCAGGTCTATGGCAAACGCGGCGCAGTGCGGCTGCGGCTAGGCGATGCCCGCAGTGCCCTCAACGACCTCAACCAGGCAACCCGGCTCAACCCGCAAGATGCCGACAGTTTCTATCACCGGGGGATTGCCAAACGGCGGCTGGGCGATCGCGCTGGGGCACTGGCCGACCTGCGCCAGTCTGCCGAGCTATATCGCCAGCAGAGCCGCGCCGAGGGCTACCGAAATGCGATCGCCGAAATGTCAGCTCTCCAATGA
- a CDS encoding ExbD/TolR family protein produces MKILNPGSQQDDVRIELIPLIDVIFCILTFFILAAVSLTRQFAINTDLPRASTGVAQMRQTKIVTIDPVGTLYWDEDPVDEARLVQLVQQFQQESPDGTIVLNAPPYASYDSVVRVLDLLRAVGGDRVALAVTPSTQEPTDQFAPGQPGFSTPGGASGLNNPGLGNPGTPLDPFGLPTVPGDPLGTPAAPLPRSNGGGPAQPGGAGAGQTTPRTPTLPPAGQP; encoded by the coding sequence ATGAAAATCCTCAACCCCGGATCGCAGCAAGACGACGTGCGGATCGAGCTAATTCCGCTGATCGACGTGATCTTTTGTATCCTCACTTTCTTTATCTTGGCGGCGGTGTCGCTGACGCGCCAGTTTGCGATTAACACCGATTTGCCCAGGGCTTCTACGGGTGTCGCCCAGATGCGACAAACCAAAATTGTGACGATCGACCCAGTGGGCACGCTGTACTGGGATGAAGACCCGGTGGACGAGGCGCGCTTGGTGCAGTTGGTGCAGCAGTTTCAGCAAGAGTCGCCCGATGGAACGATCGTGCTGAATGCGCCGCCCTACGCCAGCTACGACAGCGTGGTGCGGGTGCTGGACTTGCTGCGGGCCGTGGGGGGCGATCGCGTGGCGCTGGCCGTCACGCCCAGTACCCAAGAGCCAACCGACCAGTTTGCACCGGGTCAACCTGGCTTTTCAACGCCCGGTGGAGCGTCAGGGTTGAATAATCCTGGTCTGGGAAATCCAGGAACGCCGCTCGATCCCTTTGGCTTGCCGACCGTGCCGGGTGATCCGCTGGGAACGCCTGCTGCACCGCTGCCCCGCAGCAATGGCGGCGGTCCTGCCCAACCGGGTGGCGCTGGCGCAGGTCAGACCACTCCTCGCACTCCGACGCTACCGCCTGCGGGTCAGCCCTAG